The following are from one region of the Nostoc cf. commune SO-36 genome:
- a CDS encoding phage holin family protein, translating into MIGFIITWLVTAVSFLIIARLPFLGIEIDGFGKAAISAIVFGILNAILLPILTFFTFPFIVLTLGLFFFVLNAIIFGLSALIVPGFRLRHGFWSALLGSITLAIINSILLRVVASIT; encoded by the coding sequence ATGATAGGTTTCATCATTACTTGGTTAGTTACTGCTGTGAGCTTTTTGATTATTGCTAGGCTGCCATTTTTGGGGATAGAAATAGATGGCTTTGGTAAAGCAGCAATTTCCGCTATAGTTTTTGGAATTCTGAATGCTATTTTGCTGCCAATTCTGACATTTTTTACCTTTCCATTCATTGTCTTGACATTAGGATTATTTTTCTTTGTCTTAAATGCCATTATCTTTGGATTGTCGGCTTTAATCGTTCCAGGTTTTAGATTACGTCATGGCTTTTGGAGCGCTTTGCTAGGTTCTATTACTTTAGCAATCATTAACTCAATTCTATTAAGAGTTGTGGCTTCAATTACCTGA